The Pseudochaenichthys georgianus chromosome 23, fPseGeo1.2, whole genome shotgun sequence sequence AAAATGTAAAGAGAAGGTATGGAAGAAAAAATGTGCACACTGTTCAATATATAACATTACATATTTACGAATGTGTATATGActttatataattaaaatatatatttgtgaaGTGCTTCTTAAGGTACTCATAGGTATGTGTGCGTGTGATCTCACATCCTCAGCAGACTCCACTGTGGGCCAGCTTTGATCATCATTGCCGTTCACCAACAATATCGGACAATTTATTTTCCCAACCTCAAAGAGAATACACAAAGAACAACTTCAAAATGCcttttcagaataaagcaaaagtaaTCAATAACAAAAGCGATAGTAATGAAGCGCACTTTAACTAAAACCCGGAAATGTGTTAGCATTTTAGCAATTtctgttccctcgtctcaaactcaaagttttctctttcgattagaggactaaaataaattctgcagTAAATagaagctgaagagattttaacattttgtttttaagACATAAAacgtgtcagtaaatacccaaCACGTTTTCTAAAGCTTCGATGTGTGTTTAAAATAGCGTTTGCTAACAAGTGCCTAAATGAgactactaaacgtcatcatgcttaacattagccacctttagctcagcggtggtgaagtcatgtgacctagaTGTAGTTAGTTTATTGCCTTCAATTAGATCTCTGCTTCTGTAGGTTGCATTAAGGTTTCAACATTTATAAAAGtgttgttaatatgtggagattatcttgCCGAAGCAAAACATGTTAGCCCTTTAGGCGTAcgaacattttgaaaaatgtgtcaTTAAAGACTTGGACACCATTTCTTTTAGAATTTAGGCCAATAAAAAGCCAGTTTCCAGTTTAACAAGTACTTACGTCCACTTTCCGTGAGATATCATCGGGAATCGGTAGGCCCATACCTCGCCAAATCTCGTAGTTGTTCTCATCCATGCGCACCTTGTGTAAGTTCCTGTTATTACAAATAATTGTTCCCATCAGTCCAGCTTTTGTGTACAGTAGTTCCGTGACTGACAAAATAACAGAGTACCTACATTAATAACTCATTGAAAACACCTCCAACGGTCCCCCCAGGTGAATGTGTGTGGTTGCCACTAATGCAAACACAGCAACGAGGCTGGAACAGAACAAGAGAGTTTACACAGCCAAATCTCAAACTTGAAAATGTTCAGCCCTCTGTTGCACAATGTCTAACAGCCAAGACTTCTGATTGTAGTTGTTTTGTTCTATTGCTGCTACATTTGTCACTTGCCTTGACGACACTGCTCCAAGCTGCCAAGGAGATGCTCACGATCGAGCCGAGGGACAGTCCAAAAAGTCCAACTCTGTCCGACATCACCTGAGGATGGTCCCTGACGATATTAAACGCTGTCTGTATCGATGATTGGAGAAAAACAAGAACGTTTGATACTTGTCTTTGACACACATGAAGTCTGAATATAGtatattaatagaatatcataaCCAAGACAAACCTCAAAATAGTTGAGCTCTAACTCTGCTGTGTTAACCTCTGCAGAGTTAAAATACTGCAGCGCCATAGAAGCATAAGCGTGAGACGCCAGCAAGGCCGCACGATATTCCAGCAGCCCCCCGCCGCCCCCCCACATATCCAACAGGCCGGGGAACGGGCCTGGCCCTGAGGCACGCACAGACATAATAAAACAGATCACTTATTATGCTATAATCCAACCAAATGCAGGGTAGTTATTTAGCTGAGGCAGGTGTACCTACCATGGGGTATGAACAGGGTCCCTCTCACTCCTTTCTCTTTGATGTTGATCCTCCGGACCCCCGGAGCCATGTACCATCTCTCTGTGAGCACGGAGGCCAGAGAATCCTGCTCCCTGAAGCACCACCCAACATGTCCACTGTACACCGAGATGTTGACTGGCTGAGGGATGCACACGTTCAACTTTCTCAACCTGACGGGTACAAATAATTTCATTTAGTTCAGTTTTTAGAGTGAATTTTCTAGTTTATAAATGCAGTTTTATGTTACACATAAAATAATTTGATCATTTATGAGTTCTGTATTATTGATAGTTCTGTATTTTCTAATTAATTTAATTTTATCtcaagttttttttcttttctgtaaacatgtttgtattattgtatgaaatTAAAGTATGTTTGAGTACTCAAAAAAGCGCTTTATCAATTAAATGTACTgctattattaacaaatatataagCAAATATTATATATTGTATGTAATGTTTATATTAGCTTAGGAAATTGATATGAACTCCATTCAAAAAGCAAGCGTTTAAAGTTTGGTTGCTTGCAATCCTAACCTGAATAAGCttgaattaaaataaatgtcttGGCTAATGTTTAGATTCAGTCCCTCTGCAGGTGTATTACCTGAGGCCTTCCCGGCTGCCTGGGACAGGACGCATACTCCACAACAATCCCATGGCTTCTTTCCCTGTGTAGGTTCCCCCACAACTCAAAGCATCTGCAACTAAAAGAAGCATTGCAATATCAATACTATACAACAAAGATTAACAAGCAATTTGGCTGTAAACGGAAGTACAGGAGGAGCTGATGTTGAACTTTGTTACAGCCGCTGCTTTCCTGGTGATATTAATTctgttgtgcgtgtgtgtatgtatgcaaatgagctgtaaGGTTTCCTCGCGTCAGAatcatcacttcctgtactgacagtggaggtgtcctgagagtggaggtctgcaccggaactgtcctgagagtggaggtctgcaggcaggctcccattaaactttgcgccaaatgcttctccttccacataattgCAGCTAGACACTTCATTCTaactttcaaatgatcacaagaccttcagctattcAATTCCTATTCAgatttttgatatcttttaaactttttgagatattgaaGTTAGTTTGGAGCTGAGCAGAGAGGCctttttcagattttaacattagagtggatggagcagctcgttaactctagagtgctttgatctcaaaacagagtgcaggacAGCTCGAAGTTCTCccccaattttttttaaaacttgccataattcccaaaccttacactcctcagacatattcTTTCATGAAAAACTTAGGAAAATCTCTCCTTGGTtggaaaataagaaaaaatattaaacaaaatgcctcttgagggcatgaagagacAAAAAGTCCAGCTAGCTCCCAATTGATTCCCATGTTAAATTGTTCCAGATCTTTCTTCAGAGCAGAGAGAAGTACACTTTCGACAAACTGCTTTCCTctccacattttacacacaaaaccCAAAACATATTTCAGTTCATTGGGGTTCCCTGCTGCTCCCGGTCTGGTCATTTTTTTATAAGACCCATAGTTTTTGAACAGGTGGCAAAATTGTCAGATATAATCCCCAATGCATTCTTATGGgactcagtgctgcagttggttgtcatggtgttgctgggcagattggagccacACACACGTTAGTGACATCATCCAATCATAGCagacaccatggaaacctttgatctctgagtttacaccatagactgtatatatgtaagggataatgtgctgcgacgcggtcattatggggaaaagaacaccgacaggctgatcaggagcccgacgcgaagcggagggatctagatcggcatgaaggtgttcttttccccataatgaccaagtcgctgcacattatcccgcttattacatggtcacattctcaacaaagtaacgttatgactcccaatattaattgaaatgcttttatggatttagaaaatgattttattgatttaaaaaatagttgtatgtattgatttaaattgacatgcatccgcgaagaaaaatagtccgttgttactgtttgaactaacgtagcaacggcaggaactgcttcgatagcgtttttgaggagctttctgattacagatttgaaaacatcgctgcttgctttaaaagtagcacaattcatgatgtcaaaccttggaaagtatctcgatatccctgccctgatgccaaagtaactgcacactgtatgttttgccgtttgatgtatatgtctggaccgctgcgtaaaaaggagggtttctgcccgttacttctccgctgttttcttgtccctcttgtctttttcttttcttcactggggactcatcagccactaaccattactccaaattactgtgctctctaTAATAtttgctctccaaatatattaaaatgaatgttaaaatcctccatgttgctattacacgacagcggaaaactaaagacaaccagacagtttgcttgcttttcaaactgttacatttgaaaaacagtgagagcgtctcttgtcagtttgaaaagccaacggtaggacctgcttgcgtttttgaggagctttttgattacagatttgaaaacatcgctccttgctttaaaagtagcacaattcatgatgtcaaaccttggaaagtatctagatatccctgccctaatgacaaagtaactggcaagtgaatatgtgtcgccgtttgatgtctatgtctggaccgctgcgtaaaaaggagggtttctgccccgttacttctccgcagtttttcttgtcgtcggcccaactgtatacagttcaatcgaccggacttctttctgaagatgtgagcgtccttaacaacggtcaataagtccttgacagcggtctgtctgttcggtattaacaacgtgtcacgtgttctgaattgaccaatcagaatcgagtattcaactaaaccatggccacattctcaacaaagtaacgttatgactcccaatattaattgaaatgcttttatggatttagaaaatgattttattgatttaaaaaatagttgtatgtattgatttaaattgacatgcatccgcgaagaaaaatagtccgatgttactgtttgaactaacgtagcaacggcaggaactgcttcgatagcgtttttgaggagctttctgattacagatttgaaaacatcgctgcttgctttaaaagtagcacaattcatgatgtcaaaccttggaaagtatctcgatatccctgccctgatgccaaagtaactgcacactgtatgttttgccatttgatgtatatgtctggaccgctgcgtaaaaaggagggtttctgcccgttacttctccgctgttttcttgtccctcttgtctttttcttttcttcactagggactcatcagccactaactattactccaaattactgtgctctccaaatatattaaaatgaatgttaaaatcctccatgttgctatcacacgacagcggaaaactaaagacaatcagacagtttgcttgcttttcaaactgttacatttgaaaaacagtgagagcgtctcttgtcagtttgaaaagccaacggtaggacctgcttgcgtttttgaggagctttgaaaaagatttgaaaacatcgctccttgctttaaaagtagcacaattcatgatgtcaaacattggaaagtatctagatatccctgccctaatgacaaagtaactggcaagtgaatatgtgtcgccgtttgatgtctatgtctggaccgctgcgtaaaaaggagggtttctgccccgttacttctccgctgtttttcttgtcccagttccaaaagcaaactgcatgcagtttgcttttcggcccaactgtatacagttcaatcgaccggacttctttctgaagatgtgagcgtccttaacaacggtcaataagtccttgacagcggtctgtctgttcggtattaacaacgtgtcacgtgttctgaattgaccaatcagaatcgagtattcaactaagccatgtaataaaaaggtttacacacacaggtgtttgtaaacattcaatcactactacttacatttaatatatttattgaactccttcagcctaatttcagctgcaggaaccattcaaatatcaaactattcagccttttcaacacatgatgggaaactttcaactttttcaaaatatgttacactttttaaaatattcagctttttaaagtctttttttaacatggaagttattgcaatgcatttgagctgtaacaattaacacacacacacacacacacacacacacacacacacacacacacacacacacacacacacacacacacacacacacaccacacacacacacacactctctctctctatcacacacacacacacacaccacacacacacacacacacacacactctctcacccacatacacacacacacacacacacacacacacacacacacacacacacacacacacacacacactctcacacacacgcacactctcacacacacgcacgcacgcacacacacaccacacacacacacacacaccacacacacacacacacaccacacacactcactcactcactcactcacacacacacacacacacacacacacacacacacacacacacacacacacacacacacacacacactctctctatctctcacacacagacacacacactctctctctcactcccacacacacacacacacacacacacacacacacacacacacacacacacacacacacacacacacacacacacacacacacacacacagacacactctctctctctctctctctcacacacagacacacactctctctcacagacatacacactctctctctcacacacacacacacacacacacacacacacacacacacacacacacactctcacacacatacacacacacacacacacacacacacacacacacacacacacacacacacacacacactctctctcactcacacacacacacagacacacacacacacacacacacacacacacacaccacacacacacacacacacacacacacacacacacacacagtcacaattcacatgttatgtcacgtttgtagttttgtctgtgttggtgtttttcttgtctttgggtttcctgtcttattgtgttaagtgttcacccccatttcctgcctgtctgctttctgtctgtttccctccctgattacccgattgtgttcacctgttgtccttgtgtttctcctcccctgcccggctgtttctcgttgtcatgattaccccttcttgtatttagtcttgtctctgtctgtgttcagggttgggtcattgtttgttggtgacggagttcaccggagagtgttctgttcggtatccttggaataaagggtttctcaagagttatctgcatttgggtcctgcttccttcactcatccgtgacagaatgacccaacccgaaatggacccagcagacgatccttttgaggtggagctgcaacatttctcttttcctttggaatgttggaacgattggtggaaggaagcgtccagtgttcggctgaaggaggccgccctggtagaggcgcaccggttggcgatggagaagcccgacttggtggaattcttacctgactggatgttggacttcctctggaggtgtgatttccagcctgctgactacagacgtctcggagtggtccgtctggggtcaacccatgcttctgtcccagttcctgctcctgttctggagtcatgtgctggaagtcgtcaggcttatggaggcccacggagtattcaggcggctgctaagaggagtcgtcgcaaggccagacaaggagcacgggccccagcagccttggtcccagtcccagtacgggccccagcagccatggttccagtcccagtacaggccccagcagccatggttccagccccagtacaggctcccgcagccatgttttcGGCTCCAAGaccgccccacacagtcatTATCCAGGCTCCAGAACTGtatcatacagccatgtttccagctccagggccggccccagcggccatggtcccGGCTCCAAGAGCGCCCTATACAGTCATGTTTCCGACTTCAGAGCTGGatcttatagacaggattctggcttcaacagccatgattctggcttcaattccggtccctgcagccatggtttcagccccagttctggccccagcagccatggtcccgatcccagctgccacagtcccatctcgggttccctcctctggttcctcctcgagtcccctctttggtttccctctcgagtcccctctttggtttccctctcgagtcccctctcgagttcccttctctggtTGCtactctagtctctcctctagtcccctctttagtctctgttcgagtcccctctctgtttccatctcaagttccctcttcagttccccctcgagtcccctctcgagttccctcctttaggccctcctctagtccctcctcgagtcccctctctagttcccctctcgagttcccttctctagttactcctctagtctctcctctagtcccctctgtagtccctcctctagtctctcctctagtcccctctgtagtcccttctcgagtcccctctctgtttccatctccagttccctctcgaattccctcctttaggccctcctctagtccctcctcgagtcccctctctagttcccctctcgagttcccttctctagttactcctctagtcccctctgtagtcccttctcgagtcccctctctgtttccatctccagttccctctcgaattccctcctttagtccctcctctagtccctcctcgagtcccctctctagtttccctctcgagttccctctcgagtgcccttctctagttactcatctagtccctcctctagtctctcctctagtcccctctttagtctctgttcgagtcccctctctgtttccatctcaagttccccctcgagtcccctctcgagttccctcctttagtccctcctttaggccctcctctagtccctcctcgagtcccctctcgagttcccttccctagttactcctctagtcccctctgtagtcccttctcgagttccctctctgtttccatctcgagtcccctctccagttcccctctcgagttccctctcgagttccctctcgagttccctcctctggtccctcctctggtccctcctcgagtcccctctcgtgttcccttctctagtcccctctggagtcccctctccagtctcctctcaagtctccgctcgagttccctctccattccctattcaagcccctacgcaagtgtcgttggaggtcccgccgtctactcccctgccgggggtcctgccaaccctgtgtcctgtgccgttggaggtcccgcagaatactctcctgccgggggtcctgccaaccctgtgtcctgtgtcgttggaggtcccgccgtctgctcccctgccgggggtcctgccagctctgtgtcctttgccgttggaggtcccgccgtctactcccctgccgggggtcctgccaaccctgtgtcctgtgccgttgggggtcccgccgtctgctcccctgccgggggtcctgccaaccctgtgtcctgtgccgttggaggtcccgccgtctactcccctgccgggggtcctgccaaccctttctcctgtcccgttggaggtcccgcagaatactcttctgccgggggtcctgccaaccctttctcctgtcccgttggaggtcccgccgtctgctcccctgccggggatcctgccagctctgtgtcctgtgccgttggagatcccgcagaatactcccctgccgggggtcctgccaaccctgtgtcctgtgccgttggaggtcccgccgtctactcccctgccgggggtactgctaaccctgtgtcctgtgtcgttggaggtcccgccgtctattcccctgccgggggtcctgccaatcttttctcctgtcccgttggaggtcccgcagaagactcttctgccgggggtcctgccagccctatatcccgtgccgttggaggtgctaccgggggccctgccagccccatgtccatcaccggtctcgccggggttcctgccaactcctggtccttttccgtgggggatcctgccgaagcttgtccgaccggctccggtttctgtccggccgacaccgggtcctgcccgatctccggaactggcccatcagcactttcctgcccggcctcctgatcctgtccggtcgacacaggctcgagcccggccccctgagagccgcggtcttcgccgctcgagcccggccccctgagagccgcgctCTTCgcccctcgagcccggccccctgagagccgcggtcttcgccctcgagcccggccccctgagagccgcggtcttcgccctcgagcccggccccctgagagccgcggtcttcgccctcgtgcccggccccctgagagctgcggtcttcgccctcgggcccggccccctgactcttcct is a genomic window containing:
- the LOC117439264 gene encoding peroxisomal succinyl-coenzyme A thioesterase-like, producing MELKRPVADALSCGGTYTGKEAMGLLWSMRPVPGSREGLRLRKLNVCIPQPVNISVYSGHVGWCFREQDSLASVLTERWYMAPGVRRINIKEKGVRGTLFIPHGPGPFPGLLDMWGGGGGLLEYRAALLASHAYASMALQYFNSAEVNTAELELNYFETAFNIVRDHPQVMSDRVGLFGLSLGSIVSISLAAWSSVVKPRCCVCISGNHTHSPGGTVGGVFNELLMNLHKVRMDENNYEIWRGMGLPIPDDISRKVDVGKINCPILLVNGNDDQSWPTVESAEDMEQMMRAAGNEHLLTRLDYPDTGHLIEPPYSPHFRATKFIKEGQKVILLWGGTTKPHSDAQEDSWKKILAFLQQNMYSSSGPREKL